Proteins from a single region of Hordeum vulgare subsp. vulgare chromosome 6H, MorexV3_pseudomolecules_assembly, whole genome shotgun sequence:
- the LOC123401831 gene encoding putative D-cysteine desulfhydrase 1, mitochondrial, whose protein sequence is MLLRPPLPLPVAVSSTPPLFSRLAAVRRRSSIAATGMAGVSAASPAAAQIGSFLSKKPYAPPSWASHLALAPPHTFSLGHFPTPIHKWNLPNLPEGTEVWIKRDDLSGMQLSGNKVRKLEFLLSDAVAQGADCVITVGGIQSNHCRATTVAAKYLNLDCYLILRTSKLLVDEDPGLVGNLLVERLLGAHIDLVSKEEYGKIGSVALADLLKKRLLEEGRKPYVIPVGGSNSLGTWGYIEAVRELEQQIQLSGDVQFDDIVVACGSGGTIAGLALGSKLSSLKAKVHAFSVCDDPEYFYDYVQGLIDGLQSGLDSHDIVSIQNAKGLGYAMNTAEELKFVKDIATATGIVLDPVYSGKGAYAMLKDMAANPSKWNGRKVLFVHTGGLLGLYDKVDQMSSLAGSWRRMDLEESVPRKDGTGKMF, encoded by the exons ATGCTCCTCAGGCCGCCGCTCCCCCTCCCCGTCGCCGTCAGTTCCACTCCCCCACTCTTCTCCCGTCTCGCCGCCGTCCGCCGTCGGAGCTCGATCGCCGCCACCGGCATGGCAGGGGTCTCCGCGGCCTCTCCCGCCGCAGCGCAAATCGGCAGCTTCCTCTCCAAGAAGCCCTACGCGCCGCCGTCCTGGGCCTCGCACCTCGCCCTCGCCCCTCCCCACACCTTCTCCCTCGGCCAT TTCCCAACCCCGATTCACAAGTGGAACCTGCCAAATCTGCCGGAGGGCACTGAAGTATGGATCAAG CGGGATGATCTGTCCGGTATGCAGCTGAGCGGGAACAAGGTCCGGAAGCTCGAGTTTCTGCTGTCAGATGCCGTCGCGCAGGGTGCAGACTGCGTTATCACTGTCGGTGGTATCCAGAGCAACCATTGCCGTGCGACGACAGTGGCTGCCAAGTATCTCAATCTTGACTGCTATTTGATACTGCGTACTTCCAAG CTTCTTGTGGATGAGGACCCTGGTTTGGTCGGCAATCTCCTTGTTGAGAGACTGCTGGGAGCACACATTGATCTTGTCTCAAAAGAAGAGTATGGGAAAATTGGCAGTGTG GCTTTAGCCGACTTGCTTAAAAAGAGGCTTTTGGAAGAAGGACGGAAGCCATATGTGATTCCTGTTGGTGGATCCAATTCACTTGGAACTTG GGGATATATTGAAGCAGTAAGAGAGCTTGAACAACAAATTCAATTATCTGGTGATGTCCAGTTTGATGACATTGTTGTTGCCTGTGGCAG TGGTGGAACTATTGCTGGTCTTGCTTTAGGATCAAAATTGAGTAGCTTAAAGGCAAAA GTCCATGCATTCTCTGTTTGCGATGACCCTGAATACTTCTATGATTATGTTCAAGGCCTGATTGATGGACTACAATCTGGCTTGGACTCACATGATATAGTCAGCATTCAAAAT GCTAAGGGCTTAGGTTATGCCATGAACACAGCTGAGGAGCTTAAGTTTGTTAAAGATATAGCTACAGCAACAGGCATTGTGCTTGATCCAGTCTACAG TGGGAAGGGAGCATATGCAATGCTGAAAGACATGGCTGCTAATCCTTCCAAGTGGAATGGGCGGAAAGTCCTCTTTGTCCACACAGGCGGTCTTCTTGGGTTGTATGACAAGGTTGATCAGATGTCATCTTTGGCTGGGAGCTGGCGCAGAATGGATCTTGAAGAATCAGTCCCGCGCAAAGATGGCACTGGTAAGATGTTTTGA
- the LOC123401832 gene encoding universal stress protein PHOS32-like: MAAGKRTIGLAMDYSPSSKAATRWVIENLVKAGDRIILIHVLPKGADASHKGLWKSTGSPLIPLLEFMEMNVQARYGVNPDKDVLEILQAESKSKQVEILAKIYWGDAREKLCEAVDDLKVDSVVLGCRGLGPLKRALLGSVSNYVVNNATCPVTVVRGPNGSLA, translated from the exons ATGGCGGCCGGGAAGCGCACCATCGGCCTGGCGATGGACTACTCGCCGTCCAGCAAGGCCGCGACGAGGTGGGTGATCGAGAACCTGGTGAAGGCCGGCGACCGGATCATCCTCATCCACGTCCTCCCCAAGGGAGCAGACGCCAGCCACAAGGGGCTCTGGAAGAGCACCGGTTCAC CGCTGATCCCTCTGCTGGAGTTCATGGAGATGAACGTGCAGGCGAGGTACGGGGTCAACCCCGACAAGGACGTGCTGGAGATCCTGCAAGCTGAGTCCAAGTCCAAGCAG GTGGAAATACTGGCAAAAATATATTGGGGTGATGCAAGGGAGAAACTTTGTGAGGCAGTAGATGATCTCAAGGTGGACTCTGTTGTGCTTGGCTGCAGGGGCTTAGGGCCGTTGAAAAG GGCACTCCTTGGAAGCGTCAGCAATTATGTCGTCAACAATGCAACCTGCCCCGTCACAGTGGTGCGCGGACCAAATGGATCACTTGCTTGA